From Alphaproteobacteria bacterium, the proteins below share one genomic window:
- a CDS encoding alpha/beta fold hydrolase, protein MMQDLVLLPGLLCDARLFAAQIEALSGKARCAVPDLSPYHSITAMADAVLAAAPPRFAVAGFSMGGYVALEIMKQGPGRVSRLALLSTTTHALPAPVAKHLGDAIAGIRAGEFEAYIEHAYPLYVAPARIDDTALRATFVAMARDQGADAAIGEITALMSAPDHSDLPPMIACPAAVICGALDQRTPVALHRAFAAAIPGATLTIVAGAGHFTPLEKPDRVSAALASWLDR, encoded by the coding sequence ATGATGCAAGACCTCGTTCTCCTCCCCGGTCTGCTCTGCGACGCCCGTCTCTTCGCCGCGCAGATCGAGGCGCTCAGCGGCAAGGCGCGCTGCGCCGTGCCCGACCTCTCACCCTACCACTCGATTACCGCGATGGCCGATGCGGTGCTCGCCGCGGCCCCGCCCCGCTTCGCCGTGGCCGGTTTCTCCATGGGCGGTTACGTCGCGCTCGAAATCATGAAACAGGGGCCCGGCCGGGTTTCGCGGCTCGCCCTCCTCAGCACGACCACCCATGCCTTGCCCGCGCCGGTCGCGAAGCATCTCGGAGACGCCATAGCGGGGATCCGCGCCGGCGAGTTCGAGGCCTATATCGAGCACGCCTATCCGCTCTACGTCGCGCCCGCGCGCATCGACGATACCGCGCTGCGGGCGACCTTCGTGGCGATGGCCCGCGACCAGGGCGCCGACGCCGCGATCGGTGAGATCACGGCGCTTATGAGCGCTCCCGATCATTCGGACCTGCCGCCGATGATCGCCTGCCCGGCCGCGGTGATCTGCGGCGCCCTCGACCAGCGCACGCCGGTTGCCCTCCACCGCGCGTTCGCCGCCGCCATCCCCGGCGCGACGCTGACGATCGTCGCCGGCGCCGGCCATTTCACCCCGCTCGAAAAGCCCGATCGGGTGAGCGCGGCCTTGGCGTCGTGGCTCGACCGCTGA
- a CDS encoding sarcosine oxidase subunit gamma, with translation MADAIRATTPLTGRAGTAGGGVAILERPLLGKVNIRGDGGDKAFVKAVATATGVDLPTAPNTIAGGDGATICWLGPDEWQVTTDEGGESAIAGVLAEGLAGQHAAVTDVSDYYTTIRVTGPRARDLLVKGTPLDIHPRVFAPGQCAQTRLAHATIMIVQVDDAPTYDLQVRWSMAEYLLDWLEDAAKEYL, from the coding sequence GTGGCTGACGCGATCCGCGCGACCACCCCGCTGACCGGGCGCGCCGGCACTGCCGGCGGCGGTGTCGCCATCCTCGAACGCCCGCTCCTCGGCAAGGTCAATATCCGCGGCGATGGCGGCGACAAGGCCTTCGTCAAGGCGGTCGCGACGGCCACCGGCGTCGATCTGCCAACCGCGCCCAACACCATCGCCGGCGGCGATGGCGCGACAATCTGCTGGCTCGGCCCCGACGAATGGCAGGTGACCACCGATGAAGGCGGCGAAAGTGCGATTGCCGGCGTGTTGGCCGAGGGGCTGGCCGGCCAGCATGCGGCGGTCACCGACGTCTCCGACTATTACACCACGATCCGGGTGACCGGCCCGCGGGCCCGCGACCTGTTGGTCAAGGGCACGCCGCTCGATATTCATCCCAGAGTATTCGCGCCGGGCCAATGCGCCCAGACCCGGCTCGCCCACGCCACAATCATGATCGTCCAGGTCGACGACGCGCCGACCTATGACCTGCAGGTGCGCTGGTCGATGGCTGAATATCTGCTCGACTGGCTCGAGGACGCGGCCAAGGAATATCTCTGA
- a CDS encoding sarcosine oxidase subunit alpha family protein has product MSQVNRLESGGRIDRDRPVTFTFDGKRYAGFDGDTVASALLANDVHLVGRSYKYHRPRGILSAGAEEPNALLQLGRGARSDPNTRATVQALYDGLVADSQNRWPNLKFDIGEVNNVLSRLLPAGFYYKTFMWPPSQWETYEHGIRRAAGLGKAPTGPDPDRYEAVHAHCDVLVVGGGPAGLAAAAAAGANGARVIVADEQAEIGGWLLTDLAAKIDGAPALDWVAAAREKLAAMAEVRVLPRTTITGYYDHNFLVGVERVTDHLGTEPDGHIPRQRFWRIRAKQVVLACGALERPLVFPQNDRPGVMLAGAVRSYVNRYAVRPGREALVVTNNDSAYRTALDLRRAGAKVTIADLRPDEYGPLRDLVREAGIDVLPGNTVTSTSGRLRVDRAAIQELDAAATGVVGSPISLGVDLVAMSGGWNPTVHLFSQSRGKLRYDEGLGTFVPDHSPQAVRSAGACNGAGRLAEALTEGFAAGRAAAADAGFGKGKTPKTPPVEEIEESPKRVLSILPGGRRTGRSRKRFVDFQNDVTAADVHLAAREGYVSVEHLKRYTTTGMGTDQGKTSNLNALAIMADIREAAIPEVGHTTYRPPYTPLTFGAVAGRNSGHLFDPVRKTPMHPWHVANGAVFEDVGQWKRPRYFPRGNETMGEAVRRECAEARESVGILDAGTLGKIDIQGPDAADFLNMVYTNAWTKLGVNRCRYGLMLNEHGMVFDDGVTTRLGDNHFHMTTTTGGAARVLSWLEEWLQTEWPEMRVYCTSVTEQWAVATISGPNSRALLAELTDLDLVAEAFPFMAVQDGTVAGVPARIYRISFTGDLSYEINVPARYGLGLWQALMAGGQKYGICPYGTETMHVLRAEKGFIIVGQDSDGTVTPYDLGMDWIVSKTKPDFFGKRSLSRPDTAREGRKQLVGLLTENPDFVLPEGAHLVDEVLPQPPMKTIGHVTSSYDTPNVGRSIALALVENGRARMGETLHAPLLGGRVEAVTVADPVFFDKEGERARG; this is encoded by the coding sequence GTGAGCCAGGTCAACCGCCTCGAGAGCGGCGGCCGGATCGACCGCGACCGGCCCGTCACCTTCACCTTCGACGGCAAGCGCTATGCCGGTTTCGACGGCGACACCGTGGCCTCGGCGCTGCTCGCCAACGACGTTCACCTGGTCGGCCGCAGCTACAAGTACCATCGCCCGCGCGGCATCCTCTCGGCCGGCGCCGAGGAGCCCAACGCGCTGCTCCAGCTCGGCCGCGGCGCGCGATCCGACCCCAACACGCGAGCCACCGTGCAGGCGCTCTATGACGGGCTGGTCGCCGACAGCCAGAACCGGTGGCCGAATCTCAAGTTCGACATCGGCGAAGTCAACAACGTCCTGTCGCGCCTGTTGCCGGCCGGCTTCTACTACAAGACCTTCATGTGGCCGCCCTCCCAGTGGGAGACCTACGAGCACGGGATCCGCAGAGCAGCCGGGCTCGGCAAGGCGCCGACGGGGCCCGATCCGGACCGCTACGAAGCGGTCCACGCCCACTGCGACGTGCTGGTCGTCGGCGGCGGACCGGCCGGGCTGGCGGCCGCGGCGGCAGCGGGTGCGAACGGGGCCCGCGTCATCGTCGCCGACGAACAGGCCGAGATCGGCGGCTGGCTACTGACCGACCTGGCGGCCAAGATCGACGGCGCGCCGGCCCTCGACTGGGTTGCCGCGGCCCGAGAAAAACTGGCCGCCATGGCCGAGGTCCGGGTTCTGCCGCGGACCACGATCACCGGTTATTACGACCACAATTTCCTGGTCGGCGTCGAACGGGTCACCGACCATCTCGGCACAGAACCGGACGGCCATATTCCACGCCAGCGATTCTGGCGTATCCGCGCCAAGCAGGTGGTGCTGGCCTGCGGCGCGCTCGAGCGGCCCCTGGTGTTTCCCCAGAACGACCGGCCAGGCGTCATGCTGGCCGGCGCCGTCCGCAGCTACGTCAACCGCTATGCGGTGCGCCCCGGCCGCGAGGCGCTGGTGGTGACCAACAACGACAGCGCCTATCGCACCGCGCTCGATTTGCGGCGCGCCGGCGCCAAGGTCACCATCGCCGATCTCAGGCCCGACGAATACGGCCCGCTGCGCGATTTGGTGCGCGAGGCCGGCATCGACGTGCTGCCCGGCAACACGGTGACCAGCACCTCGGGTCGGCTGCGCGTCGACCGCGCCGCGATCCAGGAGCTCGATGCGGCGGCCACCGGGGTGGTCGGCTCGCCGATCTCGCTCGGCGTCGATCTCGTCGCCATGTCCGGCGGCTGGAACCCGACCGTGCATCTGTTCAGCCAGTCGCGCGGCAAATTGCGCTACGACGAGGGCCTCGGCACTTTCGTGCCCGACCACTCGCCCCAGGCGGTGCGCTCGGCCGGTGCCTGCAACGGCGCCGGGCGGCTCGCCGAGGCCTTGACGGAAGGCTTCGCGGCCGGCCGCGCGGCGGCGGCCGATGCCGGGTTCGGCAAGGGCAAGACGCCCAAGACCCCGCCGGTCGAGGAGATCGAGGAAAGCCCCAAGCGGGTGTTGTCGATCCTGCCCGGCGGGCGGCGTACCGGGCGCAGCCGCAAGCGGTTCGTCGATTTCCAGAACGACGTCACCGCGGCGGACGTCCACTTGGCGGCGCGCGAGGGCTACGTCTCGGTCGAGCACCTCAAGCGCTACACCACGACCGGCATGGGCACCGACCAGGGCAAGACGTCGAACCTCAACGCGCTGGCGATCATGGCCGACATTCGCGAGGCGGCGATCCCCGAAGTCGGCCACACCACCTACCGGCCGCCCTATACGCCGCTCACCTTCGGCGCCGTCGCCGGACGCAACAGCGGCCATCTCTTCGACCCGGTGCGCAAGACGCCGATGCATCCGTGGCATGTCGCCAACGGTGCCGTGTTCGAGGATGTCGGGCAATGGAAGCGGCCGCGCTATTTTCCTCGCGGCAACGAGACCATGGGCGAGGCGGTGCGCCGCGAATGCGCCGAGGCGCGCGAGAGCGTCGGCATTCTCGACGCCGGGACGCTCGGCAAGATCGACATCCAAGGCCCCGACGCCGCCGACTTCCTCAACATGGTCTATACCAACGCCTGGACCAAGCTGGGCGTCAACAGGTGCCGCTACGGGCTGATGCTGAACGAGCACGGCATGGTCTTCGACGACGGCGTGACGACGCGGCTCGGCGACAATCATTTCCACATGACGACGACGACCGGCGGTGCCGCCCGCGTGCTGAGCTGGCTCGAGGAATGGCTGCAGACCGAGTGGCCGGAGATGCGGGTCTATTGCACCTCGGTGACCGAGCAATGGGCGGTGGCGACGATCAGCGGACCCAACAGCCGCGCTCTCCTCGCCGAACTCACCGATCTCGATCTCGTCGCCGAGGCCTTTCCCTTCATGGCGGTGCAGGACGGCACCGTGGCCGGCGTTCCCGCCCGAATCTACCGCATCAGCTTCACCGGCGACCTGTCCTATGAGATCAATGTGCCGGCGCGTTACGGGCTCGGCCTGTGGCAGGCGCTGATGGCGGGCGGCCAGAAATACGGCATCTGCCCCTACGGCACCGAGACCATGCACGTGCTGCGCGCCGAGAAGGGGTTCATCATCGTCGGTCAGGACTCCGACGGCACGGTCACGCCCTACGATCTCGGCATGGACTGGATCGTGTCCAAGACCAAGCCCGATTTCTTCGGCAAGCGTTCGCTGAGCCGGCCCGACACGGCGCGCGAGGGTCGCAAGCAATTGGTCGGCCTGCTGACCGAGAACCCGGATTTCGTGCTGCCCGAGGGCGCCCATCTGGTCGACGAGGTGTTGCCGCAGCCGCCGATGAAGACCATCGGCCACGTGACCTCGAGCTACGACACCCCCAACGTCGGGCGGTCGATCGCCCTCGCTCTGGTCGAGAATGGGCGCGCGCGCATGGGCGAAACCTTGCACGCACCCCTGCTCGGCGGGCGGGTCGAGGCGGTGACCGTGGCCGACCCGGTGTTTTTCGACAAGGAAGGAGAACGCGCCCGTGGCTGA
- a CDS encoding sarcosine oxidase subunit delta, with translation MFLIECPWCGPRDQTEFSCHGEAHIARPKEPDKLSDAEWADYVFYRSNPKGLHHERWVHDHGCRRWFNVARDTVSDKIRGSYKVGDKPPKVAP, from the coding sequence ATGTTCCTGATCGAGTGCCCGTGGTGCGGCCCGCGCGACCAGACCGAGTTCTCCTGCCACGGCGAGGCCCATATCGCGCGGCCCAAGGAACCCGACAAGCTGAGCGATGCCGAGTGGGCCGACTACGTCTTCTACCGTAGCAACCCGAAGGGCCTGCATCACGAGCGCTGGGTCCACGACCACGGTTGCCGGCGCTGGTTCAACGTCGCCCGCGATACGGTCAGCGATAAGATCCGCGGTAGCTACAAGGTCGGCGACAAGCCGCCGAAGGTGGCGCCGTGA
- a CDS encoding sarcosine oxidase subunit beta family protein: MAKYSIFSLMRNALSYHEDWQAAWRSPKPKPEYDVVIIGGGGHGLATAYYLAKNHGIRNVAVLEKGWIGGGNTGRNTTIVRSNYLWDESAALYDHSVKLWEGLSQDLNFNIMFSQRGLLHLSHTVHDLQEIGRRGHANYLNGIDAEFLTPAQVAAFCPILNTSPDARYPILGALLQRRGGTARHDAVAWGYARAADERGVDIIQNCEVTGFQIDGGAVTAVETTRGTIKAGKVGMVVAGHCSVLAEMAGFRLPIDSNPLQALVSEPIKPIHPCVVMSNTVHVYCSQSDKGELVIGAGSDLYNSYSQRGSFDVIDHIMGPLSELIPVVSRLRMLRQWGGIVDVTRDRSPIIGKTPVENLFINCGWGTGGFKATPGSGHCFAATLARGEPDEVAAPFGLHRFETGYLIDEAAAAAVAH, from the coding sequence ATGGCGAAATATTCGATCTTCAGCTTGATGCGCAATGCGCTGTCCTACCACGAGGACTGGCAGGCGGCGTGGCGCAGCCCGAAGCCGAAGCCGGAATACGACGTCGTCATCATCGGCGGCGGCGGCCACGGCCTGGCGACCGCCTATTACCTGGCCAAGAACCACGGCATCCGCAACGTCGCGGTATTGGAAAAGGGCTGGATCGGCGGCGGCAACACCGGCCGCAACACCACCATCGTGCGCTCCAACTATCTGTGGGACGAGAGCGCCGCGCTCTACGACCATTCGGTCAAGCTGTGGGAAGGTCTGAGCCAGGATCTCAACTTCAATATCATGTTCAGCCAGCGCGGGCTGCTGCACCTGTCTCACACCGTCCACGACCTGCAGGAGATCGGCCGCCGCGGCCACGCCAATTACCTGAACGGCATCGATGCGGAATTCCTCACTCCGGCCCAGGTCGCCGCCTTTTGTCCGATCCTCAACACCTCGCCCGACGCGCGCTATCCGATCCTCGGCGCGCTGCTGCAGCGCCGCGGCGGGACCGCCCGCCACGACGCCGTCGCCTGGGGCTATGCCCGGGCCGCCGACGAACGCGGCGTCGACATCATCCAGAACTGCGAGGTCACCGGCTTTCAGATCGACGGCGGCGCGGTCACCGCGGTCGAAACCACGCGCGGCACGATCAAGGCGGGCAAGGTCGGCATGGTCGTCGCCGGCCACTGCTCGGTACTGGCGGAGATGGCCGGCTTCCGCCTGCCGATCGATTCGAACCCGCTGCAGGCCCTGGTCTCGGAGCCGATCAAGCCGATTCACCCGTGCGTCGTTATGTCGAACACGGTGCATGTCTATTGCAGCCAGTCGGACAAGGGTGAGCTCGTCATCGGCGCCGGTTCCGACCTCTACAATTCCTATTCGCAGCGCGGCAGCTTCGATGTCATCGACCACATCATGGGCCCGCTCAGCGAGCTGATCCCGGTCGTCTCACGCCTGCGCATGCTGCGCCAGTGGGGCGGCATCGTCGACGTCACGCGGGACCGCAGCCCGATCATCGGCAAGACCCCGGTCGAAAATCTGTTCATCAATTGCGGCTGGGGCACCGGCGGTTTCAAGGCGACGCCGGGGTCGGGCCATTGCTTCGCGGCGACGCTGGCCCGCGGCGAGCCGGACGAGGTCGCCGCGCCGTTCGGCCTGCACCGCTTCGAGACCGGCTATCTGATCGACGAGGCGGCCGCCGCCGCCGTCGCGCACTAA
- a CDS encoding GIY-YIG nuclease family protein produces MASAAALADAARLPASPGAYVLAIELRRTLSFATAVTGPVRLPPGRYAYCGSARGPGGLGARIRRHLRRDTRIHWHVDRLTTAGEIVAVVARPGGDECALLRDLLARPGVTVPVLRLGATDCRRCPAHLVAVPADFDPAVFL; encoded by the coding sequence ATGGCATCGGCCGCAGCGCTCGCCGATGCCGCTCGCCTGCCGGCGAGCCCCGGCGCCTATGTCCTGGCCATCGAGCTGCGGCGCACGCTGTCCTTCGCGACCGCCGTCACCGGGCCGGTCCGCTTGCCGCCGGGGCGCTATGCCTATTGCGGCAGCGCCCGCGGGCCGGGTGGGCTCGGCGCCCGCATCCGGCGCCACCTGCGGCGCGACACGCGCATCCATTGGCACGTCGACCGCCTGACCACCGCCGGCGAGATCGTCGCCGTCGTGGCGCGACCGGGCGGTGACGAATGCGCGCTGCTGCGCGACCTCCTCGCCCGGCCCGGCGTCACCGTGCCGGTCCTCCGTTTGGGTGCGACCGATTGCCGCCGCTGCCCGGCCCATCTCGTCGCCGTGCCCGCCGATTTCGATCCGGCGGTGTTCCTGTAG
- a CDS encoding AAA family ATPase codes for MIYLDAIRAGEGLCAGQGFPFDLPMVRALEALDFDAPVTFLVGENGSGKSTLLEAIAAGMGCVAIGSADIARDPTLEAARALAAELVFVRRRYPRTKTFFRAEDAFGFTKRVIGEIADLEAMEEDFRGALPDGSWGQQLAMGVARDQRGAYQARYGEDPDGFSHGETFLGVLKSRLTPKGLYLLDEPETPLSPTRILALLSLLMDCVTADCQFIIATHSPILMALPDARILHFDEAGIAPVPYDDIEHVAVTRAFLNDPKRFLRRL; via the coding sequence ATGATCTATCTCGATGCCATTCGGGCCGGCGAGGGACTCTGCGCGGGCCAGGGCTTTCCCTTCGACCTGCCGATGGTCCGCGCGCTCGAGGCCTTGGATTTCGATGCCCCGGTGACCTTCCTGGTCGGCGAGAACGGGTCGGGCAAGTCGACCCTGCTCGAGGCGATCGCCGCCGGCATGGGCTGCGTCGCCATCGGCAGCGCCGACATCGCCCGCGACCCGACGCTGGAAGCGGCCCGCGCGCTGGCCGCCGAGCTCGTCTTCGTGCGCCGCCGCTACCCACGCACCAAGACCTTCTTTCGCGCCGAGGACGCGTTCGGTTTCACCAAGCGGGTGATCGGCGAGATCGCCGATCTGGAAGCGATGGAGGAGGATTTTCGCGGCGCCCTGCCCGACGGCTCGTGGGGCCAGCAGCTGGCGATGGGTGTGGCCCGCGACCAGCGCGGCGCCTACCAGGCGCGCTACGGCGAAGATCCGGACGGTTTCTCCCACGGCGAAACCTTCCTCGGCGTGCTCAAGTCGCGGCTGACGCCGAAGGGGCTCTATCTCCTCGACGAGCCCGAGACACCGTTGTCGCCGACCCGCATTCTCGCGCTGCTGTCGCTGCTGATGGATTGCGTCACCGCCGATTGCCAGTTCATCATCGCCACCCACTCGCCGATCCTGATGGCGCTGCCCGACGCCCGTATCCTCCATTTCGACGAGGCCGGGATCGCGCCGGTACCCTATGACGACATCGAACATGTCGCCGTCACCCGTGCCTTCCTCAACGACCCCAAGCGGTTCCTGAGACGGCTATGA
- a CDS encoding acyl-CoA thioesterase encodes MGAWRETMRGVAFPWVCDQFGHMNVRWYAHAFDDGAFHLWSILGIGHKWMMERDIHTVTAHTATDFIFEVPAGALYVVESAFTRAGGKSVTFRHRMTNADTGELHARQECVEVFFDPATRKSVAMPDDIRAVVEANLVDDGED; translated from the coding sequence ATGGGCGCATGGCGTGAAACGATGCGGGGCGTCGCCTTTCCGTGGGTCTGCGACCAGTTCGGCCATATGAACGTGCGCTGGTACGCCCATGCCTTCGACGACGGCGCCTTTCACCTATGGTCGATCCTCGGCATCGGCCACAAATGGATGATGGAGCGCGATATCCACACCGTCACCGCCCACACCGCGACCGACTTTATTTTCGAGGTGCCGGCGGGCGCGCTCTATGTGGTCGAAAGCGCGTTCACCCGTGCCGGCGGCAAGAGCGTGACATTCCGCCACCGGATGACCAACGCCGACACCGGGGAGCTGCATGCGCGCCAGGAATGCGTCGAAGTGTTCTTCGATCCGGCGACCCGCAAATCGGTGGCGATGCCCGACGACATCCGCGCCGTCGTCGAAGCCAACCTGGTCGACGACGGCGAGGATTAG
- a CDS encoding Dyp-type peroxidase, with protein MTQPQSGVLPPANPHAIFLTLLVGEESEAVSAVRRAAAVLHDLTAAVAAKDSGGTLYSTIGFGADIWDRLYPGNRPPELAPFKALSDGTRVAPSTPADLFLHVRGDRLDLGFELAREMRKKLGNAVQTVEEIHGFRYLDSRDLTGFVDGTENPQEPDHRARVALVPDDGTPFANGSHVTIQRYIHDLAAWEELSVAEQEQVFARTKADDIEFDSERKPPTAHIVRASLKDNGEPVEILRHSMPYGTADTAGLYFVAYAAAPSNFDRLLRRMVVADDDGTYDHLMNFSRAVTGARFFVPPVEFLTGVKEPAA; from the coding sequence ATGACTCAACCGCAATCTGGCGTGCTGCCGCCGGCCAATCCCCATGCGATCTTCCTCACCCTATTGGTGGGCGAGGAGAGCGAGGCGGTCAGCGCCGTCCGTCGGGCCGCGGCCGTGCTCCACGACCTCACGGCTGCGGTCGCCGCCAAGGATTCGGGCGGCACGCTCTACAGCACGATCGGGTTCGGCGCCGACATCTGGGACCGCCTCTATCCGGGCAACCGGCCGCCCGAGCTGGCGCCATTCAAGGCGCTGTCCGACGGCACCCGGGTGGCCCCGTCGACGCCCGCCGATCTGTTCCTTCATGTGCGTGGCGACCGCCTCGATTTGGGTTTCGAACTGGCGCGCGAAATGCGCAAGAAACTCGGCAATGCGGTGCAGACGGTGGAGGAAATCCACGGCTTCCGTTACCTCGACAGCCGCGATCTGACCGGCTTCGTCGACGGCACCGAGAACCCGCAAGAGCCCGACCACCGGGCCCGCGTCGCCCTGGTCCCGGATGACGGCACGCCGTTCGCCAACGGCAGCCATGTCACGATTCAGCGCTACATCCACGATCTCGCCGCCTGGGAAGAGCTATCGGTGGCCGAGCAGGAACAGGTCTTCGCCCGCACCAAGGCGGACGACATCGAGTTCGACAGCGAGCGCAAGCCGCCGACGGCCCACATCGTTCGTGCCAGCCTCAAGGACAACGGCGAGCCGGTCGAGATCCTGCGCCATTCGATGCCTTACGGCACCGCCGACACGGCGGGACTGTATTTCGTCGCCTATGCGGCGGCGCCGTCCAATTTCGATCGCCTGCTGCGGCGCATGGTGGTGGCCGACGACGACGGCACCTACGACCACCTGATGAATTTCAGCCGCGCCGTCACCGGAGCCCGGTTTTTCGTTCCCCCGGTGGAGTTCCTGACCGGGGTCAAAGAGCCGGCGGCCTAA
- a CDS encoding adenylate/guanylate cyclase domain-containing protein, giving the protein MTGTPRIGPEQVQAISDWLIEAALATVPLSDLVEGFCERLNAAGMALRRVSVGARVLHPTHDSRTVRWIRGVGLERLNFETGGEATPQWLDSPIRVVLEAPGQIVRRRLDAAAADRDFPILDELKAEGDTDYVALATYFDAFGRPGSVTGTVVTWSTDRPGGFDDGEISTIERLQPRFAVAVKCAVLPQIAEDVVGAYLGADAGHRVLGGAIDRGAVDVLAAILFFCDLRGFTALADRMDLKDLIALLDSYFDAIVTPIGDNGGQVLKFMGDGLLATFAITEADTADVCDRALTAATKAFAEIDSINAARAAEGMPTLTLDIALHRGEVSYGNVGSRDRLDFTVIGPAVNEASRMEDRCDELGVDLVLSETFVAAAGPGAAAGFVSLGRHGLRGVGAPRELFTLKDRPRHAT; this is encoded by the coding sequence ATGACCGGAACGCCGCGGATAGGGCCGGAGCAGGTTCAGGCGATCAGCGATTGGCTGATCGAGGCCGCGCTTGCGACCGTGCCGCTCTCCGATCTCGTCGAAGGCTTCTGCGAGCGGCTGAATGCCGCCGGCATGGCCCTGCGCCGGGTGTCGGTCGGCGCGCGTGTTCTTCATCCGACCCACGATTCCCGGACCGTCCGCTGGATCCGTGGAGTCGGCCTCGAGCGCTTGAACTTCGAGACCGGCGGGGAAGCAACGCCGCAATGGCTGGACAGCCCAATCCGTGTCGTCTTGGAGGCTCCGGGGCAGATCGTCCGCCGGCGATTGGACGCCGCCGCCGCCGACCGCGATTTCCCTATCCTCGACGAACTCAAGGCCGAGGGCGATACCGACTATGTGGCCTTGGCCACCTATTTCGACGCCTTTGGTCGGCCGGGCTCGGTGACGGGCACGGTCGTGACTTGGTCGACCGACCGGCCGGGCGGCTTCGACGATGGCGAGATATCAACCATCGAACGGCTGCAGCCGCGGTTCGCCGTCGCCGTCAAATGCGCGGTTCTGCCGCAGATCGCCGAGGACGTCGTCGGCGCCTATCTCGGCGCCGATGCCGGCCACCGCGTCCTCGGCGGCGCGATCGACCGCGGCGCGGTCGATGTTCTCGCCGCAATTCTGTTCTTCTGCGACCTGCGCGGCTTCACCGCCCTCGCCGACCGCATGGACCTGAAGGACCTGATCGCCCTGCTCGATTCTTATTTCGACGCCATCGTCACGCCGATCGGCGACAACGGTGGCCAGGTGCTCAAGTTCATGGGCGACGGATTGCTGGCAACCTTCGCCATCACCGAGGCCGACACCGCGGATGTTTGCGACCGGGCGCTGACCGCAGCGACAAAGGCATTTGCCGAGATCGATTCGATCAACGCTGCCCGCGCCGCCGAAGGCATGCCCACGCTGACGCTCGATATCGCGCTCCACCGCGGCGAAGTCTCCTACGGCAATGTCGGATCGCGCGACCGTCTCGACTTCACGGTCATCGGACCGGCGGTCAACGAGGCCAGCCGCATGGAGGATCGCTGCGACGAACTCGGCGTCGACCTCGTCCTGTCCGAAACCTTTGTCGCCGCGGCCGGGCCGGGTGCTGCCGCCGGCTTCGTCTCGCTCGGCCGTCACGGCCTGCGCGGCGTCGGTGCGCCACGCGAATTGTTCACCCTGAAGGATCGGCCGCGGCACGCGACCTGA